Proteins encoded within one genomic window of Brassica rapa cultivar Chiifu-401-42 chromosome A09, CAAS_Brap_v3.01, whole genome shotgun sequence:
- the LOC117127776 gene encoding uncharacterized protein LOC117127776, whose protein sequence is MQPTRRSSRLMKLKNVESTPMNPLDLSSGSSSGKRSRRRVSAGDTAPLPPNNALEVESLSDGESSDDHSAEAPMAEDTPPNRSKEQRFEESRSVYQTKAQFYPELMRPSRRPMTERFFSIEATERFRELRRRNFIPQQSISLTDENLSDVRNIVIGAGLIHTLTDLDPYQPNVIWEFLANLPEAEERDDGVAVYVRGSLVEFSPSLINSMYCIPGFEEDPNWMDERLDEVCGFLTDGRIRRGENMSSKYLTATNQVLYKLVCSNWIPTRNYTSMNQRRLRFVYMLHHHDGFDFGKLVYDQIVAMAANTLTEKTRCIMFPNLIQQVIHFQRTITPDLLHDECTGTPKLVVKDVKAGRGSGADSSAASLEDDINRAITGLKAIRVRLRRGDYEQHVPHPGFEENDEQDEDEEDA, encoded by the exons ATGCAACCAACAAGGAGAAGCTCGCGGCTCATGAAACTGAAGAATGTCGAGTCTACTCCGATGAACCCGCTCGACCTCTCTTCTGGGTCATCCTCGGGCAAGCGGAGCCGCCGTCGCGTCTCAGCTGGTGACACTGCCCCTCTACCCCCGAACAACGCGCTTGAAGTCGAGTCTCTCTCGGATGGGGAATCCTCAGACGATCATTCCGCCGAAGCTCCGATGGCAGAAGACACTCCTCCGAATCGCTCCAAAGAACAGAGATTTGAGGAGAGTCGGAGTGTATATCAAACTAAAGCTCAGTTCTATCCAGAGCTTATGCGACCTTCAAGGAGGCCAATGACTGAACGGTTCTTCTCAATCGAGGCGACTGAGCGTTTCAGAGAGCTCCGAAGGCGGAATTTCATTCCACAGCAGTCTATCTCTCTCACGGACGAGAATCTCTCGGATGTCAGAAATATTGTGATTGGGGCAGGACTGATTCATACCCTCACTGATCTCGATCCTTATCAGCCCAATGTAATCTGGGAATTCCTTGCTAATCTTCCGGAAGCTGAGGAAAGAGACGATGGTGTAGCGGTGTATGTTCGAGGATCGCTTGTTGAATTCTCTCCAAGTCTGATTAATTCGATGTATTGCATTCCGGGGTTTGAAGAAGATCCTAACTGGATGGATGAACGTCTTGATGAAGTTTGTGGCTTTCTCACAGATGGGCGAATAAGACGAGGTGAGAACATGAGTTCAAAGTATCTCACAGCTACGAATCAGGTTCTGTATAAGCTCGTCTGCTCGAATTGGATTCCCACCAGGAACTACACTTCAATGAACCAAAGGCGACTCAGGTTCGTCTACATGCTTCATCATCATGATGGATTTGACTTCGGGAAACTCGTCTATGATCAGATAGTAGCAATGGCAGCGAACACTCTGACAGAGAAGACTCGGTGTATCATGTTCCCTAACTTGATTCAGCAGGTCATCCATTTTCAGAGAACTATAACTCCTGACTTGCTTCATGATGAGTGCACTGGAACACCGAAGCTTGTTGTCAAGGATGTTAAGGCTGGTCGTGGGTCTGGAGCAGACTCAAGTGCTGCTAGCCTTGAGGACGACATCAATCGCGCTATTACGGGACTCAAAGCCATTCGAGTTCGCCTGAGGA GGGGAGACTATGAGCAGCATGTTCCTCATCCAGGGTTTGAAGAAAACGATGAGCAGGATGAAGATGAGGAAGACGCGTAG